A genomic region of bacterium contains the following coding sequences:
- the fusA gene encoding elongation factor G: MSRQYPIDKVRDIGIIAHIDAGKTTVSERILFYTGVSHKIGEVHEGDTVMDWMDQERERGITITSAATTCFWTATYRNGDKAFEHRINLIDTPGHIDFTVEVKRSLRVLDGAVVVFDGVSGVEPQSETNWRYADEYAVPRICFINKLDRMGASFEGSLASIRERLNPHAMPIQLPIGLEGAFEGLIDLMKMKAYHFEGERGENIIESEIPEHSLAEAKKRHGELVEKIVEQEDAMMAAYLEGKVPPLEELKRMLRIATIKGTIIPVVTGSALKNKGVQLMLDAVIDYLPAPSDVPPTRATDLKTNLPIERHPKDEEPFTALAFKIAADPFVGSLTYFRVYSGVLKKGSYILNSTKDAQERVGRMVRMHANHREDIDDIHAGELGAFVGLKNTTTGDTLCDPEHPVLLEKIIFPEPVIGIRIEPNTKADQEKMGLALHRLAEEDPTFRVAGDPETGETIISGMGELHLEVLVERMKREFGVGANVGRPQVAYKETIKAEAEAEGKYIKQSGGRGQYGHVRIRIKPLERGKGFEFVNAIKGGSIPQEFIPAVEKGISEAIDRGVIAGYKFVDVEVELYDGSYHEVDSGEAAFKIAGSMAFQSAVRRASPILLEPIMKVQVLVPANYMGDVTGDISSKRGKIENMSDRINIKVIDSMVPLAEMFGYATKLRSMTQGRGNFTMEFDHYEEVPGNIALGIIEGRAKK, encoded by the coding sequence ATGTCCCGACAATATCCCATCGACAAAGTTAGAGATATCGGCATCATCGCGCATATCGACGCAGGAAAAACAACCGTCTCTGAGCGTATTCTTTTTTATACCGGCGTGTCGCACAAAATCGGCGAAGTGCACGAGGGCGACACGGTCATGGACTGGATGGATCAGGAGCGGGAGCGCGGCATCACCATCACCTCCGCCGCGACGACCTGTTTTTGGACTGCGACGTATCGTAACGGCGACAAGGCGTTTGAACACCGCATCAACCTCATTGACACTCCCGGTCACATTGACTTCACCGTGGAGGTGAAGCGCAGCTTGCGCGTCTTGGACGGCGCCGTCGTCGTGTTTGACGGCGTTTCCGGCGTTGAACCGCAATCCGAAACTAACTGGCGCTATGCGGACGAATATGCCGTGCCGCGCATTTGCTTTATCAACAAACTGGACCGCATGGGCGCCTCATTTGAAGGAAGCTTGGCGTCTATTCGTGAACGGTTGAATCCGCACGCGATGCCGATTCAGCTGCCGATCGGTCTTGAGGGCGCGTTTGAGGGGCTTATTGATCTGATGAAGATGAAGGCCTATCACTTTGAGGGTGAGCGCGGTGAGAATATTATTGAATCTGAAATTCCGGAGCATTCTCTAGCCGAGGCGAAGAAACGCCACGGCGAATTAGTGGAGAAAATCGTGGAGCAGGAAGACGCGATGATGGCGGCATATTTGGAAGGAAAAGTTCCGCCGCTGGAAGAATTGAAGCGCATGTTGCGCATCGCGACCATCAAAGGAACCATTATTCCGGTTGTGACCGGCTCTGCCTTAAAAAACAAGGGAGTCCAGCTGATGCTTGACGCAGTCATTGACTACCTTCCGGCGCCGAGCGATGTGCCGCCGACAAGAGCGACCGATTTGAAAACCAACCTGCCCATTGAGCGTCATCCGAAAGATGAAGAGCCGTTCACGGCGTTGGCGTTTAAAATCGCCGCGGATCCGTTTGTCGGCTCGCTGACATATTTCCGCGTGTATTCCGGCGTGCTCAAAAAAGGCAGCTACATTTTGAATTCAACGAAAGACGCCCAAGAGCGCGTCGGCCGTATGGTGCGCATGCACGCCAATCATCGCGAAGACATTGACGACATTCATGCCGGAGAATTGGGCGCGTTTGTGGGTTTGAAAAATACGACAACCGGTGATACGTTGTGCGACCCAGAGCATCCGGTACTTTTGGAAAAAATAATTTTCCCTGAGCCGGTCATCGGCATCCGCATTGAACCGAACACGAAAGCCGACCAGGAAAAAATGGGACTTGCCTTGCACCGCTTGGCGGAAGAAGACCCGACGTTCCGCGTGGCGGGCGATCCGGAAACCGGTGAGACGATTATCTCCGGTATGGGTGAACTGCATCTTGAGGTGCTCGTGGAGCGCATGAAGCGCGAATTTGGCGTGGGCGCCAACGTCGGCCGGCCGCAGGTGGCGTATAAAGAAACCATCAAAGCCGAAGCCGAAGCTGAAGGAAAATATATCAAGCAGTCCGGAGGCCGCGGTCAGTACGGCCACGTGCGCATCCGAATCAAGCCATTGGAGCGCGGCAAGGGATTTGAATTTGTAAACGCCATCAAGGGAGGTTCCATTCCGCAGGAGTTTATTCCGGCAGTGGAAAAAGGCATCTCGGAAGCCATTGATCGCGGTGTCATCGCCGGCTACAAGTTTGTGGATGTGGAAGTTGAGCTTTATGACGGTTCCTACCACGAAGTGGACTCAGGCGAGGCCGCGTTTAAAATTGCCGGTTCCATGGCGTTCCAGTCGGCTGTGAGGCGTGCGAGCCCGATTTTGCTTGAGCCGATCATGAAAGTGCAGGTGCTTGTCCCCGCGAATTACATGGGTGACGTCACCGGCGACATCAGCTCGAAGCGTGGCAAAATTGAAAACATGAGCGACCGCATCAACATCAAAGTGATTGACTCCATGGTGCCGCTCGCCGAAATGTTCGGTTACGCCACGAAACTTCGCTCCATGACGCAAGGCAGAGGCAACTTTACGATGGAGTTTGATCATTATGAGGAAGTCCCTGGGAATATAGCACTTGGCATTATTGAGGGCAGAGCAAAAAAGTAA